In Methanocalculus alkaliphilus, a single window of DNA contains:
- the wecB gene encoding non-hydrolyzing UDP-N-acetylglucosamine 2-epimerase has translation MKIVSIIGARPQFIKCAPVSRALRTDHQEILVHTGQHYDENMSDVFFEELSIPTPDYHLGIGSGSHGAQTGRMILAIEEVLLKETPDMVLVYGDTNSTLAGALAAAKLHIPVAHVEAGLRSFDRSMPEEINRVLTDHASDLLFVPTENGVANLAREGIQKGVHRVGDVMVDALLYNRELAATSGILDRLGLKSGTYYLATVHRASNTDLEQNLRSIIAAFAALDRPVIFPAHPRTRKYLEQYGILAKGTIRLIDPLPYLDMLRLLSQAAAVLTDSGGVQKEAYILQVPCITLRENTEWIETVDDGWNVLAGADTGRIISAVRQMTGDSDRCGNHAAHYGDGTAADGIRRIISAFEKEYRR, from the coding sequence ATGAAGATCGTTTCAATCATCGGCGCCCGGCCCCAGTTCATCAAATGCGCACCGGTCTCACGGGCACTCAGAACAGATCACCAGGAGATCCTGGTACATACCGGCCAGCATTATGATGAGAATATGTCGGATGTCTTCTTCGAGGAACTATCCATCCCGACACCAGACTACCACCTCGGGATCGGATCCGGGTCCCACGGGGCACAGACCGGCCGGATGATTCTCGCGATTGAAGAGGTGTTGCTGAAGGAAACCCCGGATATGGTCCTCGTCTATGGCGACACCAACTCCACCCTTGCTGGTGCACTGGCTGCTGCAAAACTGCATATCCCGGTTGCGCATGTTGAGGCCGGCCTCCGGAGCTTTGATCGCAGCATGCCTGAGGAGATCAACCGTGTACTCACCGACCATGCGTCTGATCTCCTCTTTGTCCCGACTGAAAACGGGGTAGCAAACCTTGCCCGCGAGGGTATACAGAAGGGTGTGCATCGTGTCGGGGATGTGATGGTCGATGCCCTCCTCTATAACCGGGAGCTGGCTGCAACATCAGGTATTCTGGATCGGCTTGGTCTCAAATCCGGCACCTATTACCTCGCCACCGTCCACCGTGCCAGCAACACCGATCTCGAGCAGAACCTCAGATCTATCATTGCCGCATTTGCCGCTCTTGACCGGCCGGTGATCTTCCCGGCACACCCGAGGACGAGGAAATACCTGGAACAGTATGGAATTCTTGCCAAAGGAACTATCCGGCTCATCGACCCGCTCCCCTATCTGGATATGCTCCGGCTGCTCTCCCAGGCTGCCGCTGTTCTCACCGACTCAGGCGGGGTCCAGAAGGAGGCATATATCCTGCAGGTCCCCTGTATCACCCTGCGGGAGAATACCGAGTGGATCGAGACGGTGGATGATGGCTGGAACGTGCTGGCAGGTGCCGATACCGGCCGTATTATTTCAGCAGTCCGTCAGATGACCGGGGATAGCGACCGCTGTGGAAACCACGCCGCACACTATGGCGACGGCACCGCCGCAGACGGGATCAGACGAATTATCAGTGCATTTGAGAAAGAATACAGGAGATAG
- a CDS encoding radical SAM protein, producing MTLIEELKILLSGLCEHPVPSVVDINLTTRCNQNCMYCEIGQGMLKPEREGKRFLNLHDIQWIIDQMKDGEIQSLILLGGEPFLFRDIFSVIEYASDKIQNISIITNGMQIPQLSIEELTILRLSNCKIIVSLDSFDAKTHNRIRGCPDAYEKAVQAIRILIDHQIPVQIETVMTHYNYHELSDIVKKAYSMGVSSVQFVPLITVSNFPSVNGIPEKYTLNPKLEHIERLSQEFDAILSFEEEHTIKTNIHDIKKWMGYYILFHTASTNESDFFFEYRLKRFFCWTIYTRIKINAYGEIQPCNLIPSHISIYTDPDEPLLHKWNRSCEEVRTAIKEQNYPRQCNGCYSSHTRNLLLSTMKYPFENRHTIPQIILEQIERMKKKSLG from the coding sequence ATGACACTTATTGAAGAGTTGAAAATACTACTATCAGGTCTGTGTGAACACCCTGTTCCATCTGTAGTGGATATCAACCTCACAACGAGATGCAATCAAAATTGTATGTATTGTGAGATAGGTCAGGGGATGCTCAAGCCGGAAAGAGAAGGCAAGCGCTTTCTGAACCTGCATGATATACAATGGATCATCGATCAGATGAAGGATGGTGAAATTCAAAGTTTGATTCTCCTTGGGGGAGAGCCCTTTTTATTCAGAGATATATTTTCTGTTATTGAATATGCATCAGATAAAATACAAAATATTTCCATTATAACAAACGGAATGCAGATTCCACAATTATCAATAGAAGAATTAACCATATTGCGATTATCGAATTGCAAAATTATTGTATCTTTAGACTCGTTTGATGCAAAAACACATAACAGGATACGGGGGTGTCCCGATGCGTACGAAAAAGCTGTTCAGGCTATCAGAATTCTCATCGATCACCAGATTCCTGTACAGATAGAAACCGTCATGACACACTATAATTATCACGAACTCTCTGATATCGTGAAGAAGGCATATTCAATGGGGGTTTCATCAGTTCAATTTGTCCCGCTCATAACGGTCTCAAATTTTCCATCAGTCAATGGGATACCAGAAAAATATACATTAAATCCCAAATTAGAACATATTGAGAGACTTTCTCAGGAATTTGACGCGATTCTTTCTTTTGAAGAAGAGCATACAATAAAAACCAATATCCATGACATTAAAAAATGGATGGGGTACTATATCCTTTTCCATACAGCATCAACGAATGAGAGTGATTTCTTTTTTGAATATCGTCTGAAGAGATTTTTTTGCTGGACGATATACACTCGTATCAAGATCAATGCCTATGGGGAAATACAGCCATGCAACCTTATACCATCTCATATTTCCATATATACTGACCCTGATGAACCGCTTCTCCACAAATGGAATAGATCCTGTGAGGAAGTTCGTACGGCAATAAAAGAGCAGAACTATCCCCGGCAGTGTAATGGCTGTTACAGTTCCCATACAAGAAACCTTCTGTTATCCACGATGAAGTATCCTTTCGAGAACAGGCATACTATTCCTCAAATAATCCTTGAACAGATAGAAAGGATGAAAAAGAAGAGCCTCGGTTAG
- a CDS encoding DegT/DnrJ/EryC1/StrS family aminotransferase has product MNVPIARPSLGTEESDAVASVLASGIIAEGPITRAFEDEFSAYCGTKYAVAVNNGTAALHAALLASGVGPGDEVILPAFTFFATASSVSMTGATPVFADVRRDTCCIDPGSIVENITSKTKAVIGVHLYGHPCDAVTLRELTSDHALTFIEDAAQAHGAMINGEKVGSFGDLACFSFYATKNMTTGEGGMVTTGSDHLHERLRRIINHGQSEKYLHTGIGYNYRMTDIAAAIGRVQLSKLDEFIRARQENAAYFNDHIRVPGILTPGIAPGCTPVWHQYVIRVTGDAPLSREALMAYLKEKEIGSAIHYPVPLHRQPIYDSGLRLPVAEELAASVLSLPVHPGVGADERGYIVECLNEVTP; this is encoded by the coding sequence ATGAATGTTCCAATTGCACGCCCATCCCTCGGCACAGAGGAGTCAGATGCCGTCGCCTCGGTCCTTGCATCCGGTATCATAGCCGAAGGGCCGATCACAAGAGCCTTTGAAGACGAGTTTTCCGCATATTGCGGTACAAAATATGCAGTCGCCGTCAACAACGGCACCGCAGCCCTCCATGCCGCCCTCCTTGCCTCAGGTGTGGGTCCCGGCGATGAGGTGATTCTGCCTGCATTCACCTTCTTTGCAACCGCATCCTCCGTCTCGATGACCGGGGCAACACCGGTCTTTGCCGATGTCAGACGAGATACCTGCTGTATCGATCCCGGCTCAATCGTGGAAAATATAACGTCAAAGACAAAAGCGGTGATCGGGGTGCATCTCTACGGACACCCCTGCGACGCCGTCACCCTCCGGGAGCTCACCTCAGATCATGCACTGACCTTCATCGAGGATGCGGCGCAGGCACACGGGGCGATGATCAATGGGGAAAAGGTGGGTTCGTTTGGGGACCTCGCCTGCTTCTCCTTCTATGCAACAAAGAATATGACAACCGGTGAAGGTGGGATGGTGACGACCGGATCAGATCACCTCCATGAACGGCTCCGGCGGATCATCAACCATGGGCAGTCCGAGAAGTATCTCCATACCGGTATCGGGTATAACTACCGGATGACCGATATCGCCGCCGCCATCGGGCGGGTGCAGTTATCAAAGCTGGACGAATTTATCCGGGCACGGCAGGAGAATGCAGCATACTTCAACGACCATATCAGGGTGCCCGGGATTCTGACACCCGGGATCGCCCCCGGCTGCACCCCTGTCTGGCACCAGTATGTGATCCGGGTGACCGGTGATGCCCCGCTCTCCCGTGAAGCCCTGATGGCATATCTGAAAGAGAAGGAGATTGGTTCGGCAATCCACTACCCGGTCCCGCTTCACAGGCAGCCGATATACGACTCCGGCCTGAGACTGCCGGTTGCTGAGGAGCTGGCAGCATCGGTGCTCTCCCTGCCGGTACATCCGGGTGTTGGAGCAGATGAACGTGGGTATATTGTTGAATGTCTGAATGAGGTGACACCATGA
- a CDS encoding GNAT family N-acetyltransferase, with the protein MSLEVPQVRPLTEEEYPVWDAFVDESPQGSIFSKSRYLEIISQASRSRLKIIGYFVHDDLMGGCSVLEKSRGLLGTHVISGGPGTPFCGLLYHDVGNAHIRKTEMDYNRCVNAICDYIKSQRYTSVSISNSPDLLDIRPFLQRGWKERVSYTYYIYLNSFSLANVSSSVKKSIKMAQSKNLSYEKSDDIHSYFHLLTTVFQQHGAHPPFSEVYYEKLLHFFQSTHSGGMRVLKDSSDQLLASYVWIWDNKRAYAWSGGAVLSPDFRDGGANKLMFYTFLEELKEMGFTEVNIMHANTPRLTQFASGFNPELKPYYTIETNRPLASCYQIMKKYMGR; encoded by the coding sequence ATGAGTCTTGAGGTCCCTCAGGTCCGCCCTCTTACAGAAGAGGAATATCCCGTATGGGATGCTTTTGTTGATGAATCACCACAAGGAAGTATTTTTTCTAAAAGTCGGTATCTGGAGATTATTTCTCAGGCATCTCGCAGCAGGCTGAAGATAATTGGTTATTTCGTTCATGATGATCTCATGGGCGGCTGCTCAGTACTTGAAAAAAGCAGAGGCCTCCTCGGCACTCATGTCATCTCCGGTGGACCCGGCACCCCGTTTTGTGGCCTACTGTATCATGACGTCGGGAACGCACACATACGGAAAACTGAGATGGACTATAATCGATGTGTCAATGCCATCTGCGACTATATAAAAAGTCAACGGTACACCTCAGTATCGATTAGCAACTCTCCGGATCTTCTGGATATTCGTCCTTTTCTTCAGCGTGGCTGGAAAGAGCGGGTGTCGTATACATATTATATCTATCTGAACAGCTTTTCCTTAGCGAACGTTTCATCGAGTGTTAAGAAAAGCATCAAAATGGCTCAAAGTAAAAATCTATCTTATGAAAAGAGTGATGACATTCATTCCTATTTTCATTTACTCACTACAGTTTTCCAACAGCATGGCGCTCATCCCCCCTTTAGCGAGGTTTATTATGAGAAATTATTACACTTTTTTCAATCAACCCATTCAGGAGGTATGAGAGTTCTTAAAGACTCGTCGGACCAACTTCTGGCATCATATGTATGGATCTGGGATAACAAACGGGCGTACGCGTGGAGCGGAGGTGCAGTTCTATCCCCCGACTTCCGGGATGGTGGTGCAAATAAATTAATGTTTTATACCTTTTTAGAAGAGTTAAAGGAGATGGGGTTTACGGAGGTCAATATAATGCATGCTAATACGCCGCGGCTGACACAGTTTGCATCAGGATTTAACCCCGAATTAAAACCATATTATACTATTGAAACCAATCGTCCCCTGGCATCATGCTATCAGATCATGAAGAAATATATGGGAAGATAA
- a CDS encoding polysaccharide deacetylase family protein, with translation MTSMHDILRQDPAIWDLFTSAEEYGSRYRDKYDRFPYYLSSNRTILKPLASQFLHGQGYCPEYPDGQPFAVCLTHDIDGIYTSTPSKAYDSFVAFQRGEIRRSIQTACSMRSRKLPLSNFQKIMALEEYYGAKSSFYFKSLSPGDQDYVYDIQDLQEEIEMIDDAGWEVGLHGGHQAYCDSDQVSIEKARLEKVVGHPVTGYRNHFLRFRVPDTWHHLEKAGFLYDTTFGYADCVGFRNGMCYPFRPYDRAEEKEIKLVEIPLIVMDDTLYGYMQFDPGLAFEIVRHLIDTVEQCHGVITILWHNSFMEGETLGVYKRILEYCHGKGAWMTTGEEIAEAFRDT, from the coding sequence ATGACGTCGATGCATGATATTCTCAGGCAGGATCCTGCGATCTGGGATCTCTTCACGAGTGCTGAAGAGTATGGGAGTCGGTACAGGGATAAATATGACCGTTTTCCGTACTATCTCAGTTCCAATCGTACAATCCTAAAACCCCTTGCATCCCAATTCCTTCACGGGCAGGGGTACTGTCCGGAGTATCCTGATGGCCAGCCCTTCGCGGTCTGTCTCACACATGATATTGATGGTATCTACACCTCGACACCTTCAAAGGCGTATGATTCATTCGTAGCCTTCCAGCGAGGGGAGATACGCCGGAGCATTCAAACGGCATGTTCCATGCGATCGAGAAAGCTCCCACTCAGTAACTTTCAGAAGATAATGGCGCTTGAGGAGTATTATGGGGCAAAATCCAGTTTCTATTTTAAGTCTCTCAGCCCCGGTGATCAGGATTATGTATATGATATCCAGGACCTTCAGGAAGAGATAGAGATGATCGATGATGCCGGCTGGGAGGTTGGTCTTCATGGGGGCCACCAGGCATACTGCGACTCTGATCAGGTATCGATTGAGAAGGCACGGCTTGAGAAGGTTGTTGGCCACCCGGTCACCGGTTATCGGAATCACTTTCTCAGATTCAGGGTTCCGGATACATGGCATCATCTTGAGAAGGCCGGATTTCTGTATGATACCACATTTGGCTATGCTGACTGCGTCGGCTTTCGGAATGGAATGTGTTACCCATTCAGGCCGTATGATCGTGCAGAAGAGAAGGAGATCAAACTGGTTGAAATTCCCCTAATTGTCATGGATGATACCTTGTATGGATATATGCAGTTTGATCCAGGATTGGCCTTTGAGATCGTCCGGCACCTCATTGATACTGTGGAGCAATGCCATGGGGTGATCACCATACTCTGGCATAACAGTTTTATGGAAGGGGAGACGTTGGGGGTGTATAAAAGGATACTTGAATACTGCCATGGGAAGGGTGCATGGATGACGACCGGAGAGGAGATAGCAGAAGCTTTTCGGGATACATAG
- a CDS encoding nucleotide sugar dehydrogenase: MTDQHPENHLAARITERGPIRTIGVIGMGYVGIPAAVLFADIPGIRHVYGFQRDSTTSGYKIAMLNRGESPLKGEEPGLEPLLKKVVDAGTFSCTPDFSKIADCDAVCLAIQTPFKDHADLLPDFTPLIDGLRHVGANLTPGMLVVLESTITPGTTVGMAREILEEESGLVAGRDFALAHAPERVMVGRLLRNIREHDRIIGGIDRVSTMRAVELYTPVLTTGRVIPMTATAAEVTKTAENTFRDLQIAAANQLALYCEAMGVNFYDVRAGIDSLKGEGITRAILWPGAGVGGHCLTKDTYHLERGVQSAGSTLDYPKGMQSLYTLARDINDFMPEHMLHLTKAALAEAGKPLTGARIALLGWAFINDSDDARNSPSEPYFKAARAAGAEVRVHDPWVDPATSPDLPDGGLTGDLEEVLTDADAVVIFTGHAIYRGLVPEQVKRFCGCERPVIVDGRNIVEPEKWVEAGFLYKGVGRGEWN; this comes from the coding sequence ATGACAGACCAGCACCCAGAGAATCATCTCGCAGCACGCATCACAGAACGCGGGCCAATAAGGACCATCGGTGTCATCGGCATGGGGTATGTCGGCATCCCCGCCGCAGTCCTCTTCGCCGATATCCCCGGGATCAGACATGTCTACGGGTTTCAGCGGGACTCAACGACCTCTGGCTACAAGATCGCGATGCTGAACCGTGGCGAGTCACCACTCAAAGGCGAGGAGCCGGGGCTTGAGCCGCTCCTCAAAAAGGTTGTCGATGCAGGAACCTTCTCCTGCACACCGGACTTTTCGAAGATCGCAGACTGCGATGCCGTCTGCCTCGCCATCCAGACGCCATTTAAAGATCATGCTGATCTCCTCCCTGACTTCACCCCCCTCATCGACGGCCTCCGGCATGTCGGTGCAAACCTTACACCCGGTATGCTCGTCGTCCTTGAGTCGACCATCACCCCCGGCACCACCGTCGGGATGGCCCGGGAGATCCTCGAAGAGGAGTCCGGGCTTGTCGCCGGCCGGGACTTCGCCCTCGCCCATGCCCCTGAGCGGGTGATGGTCGGCCGGCTCCTCAGAAACATCCGCGAGCATGACCGGATTATCGGTGGGATCGATCGCGTCTCTACGATGCGGGCCGTTGAACTCTATACCCCGGTCCTGACGACCGGCCGCGTCATCCCGATGACCGCAACCGCGGCCGAAGTGACGAAGACCGCCGAGAATACCTTCCGCGACCTTCAGATTGCCGCTGCGAACCAGCTCGCCCTCTATTGCGAGGCGATGGGCGTGAACTTCTATGATGTCCGGGCCGGGATCGACTCGCTGAAGGGCGAAGGGATCACCCGTGCCATCCTCTGGCCCGGTGCCGGCGTCGGCGGACACTGCCTGACGAAGGATACCTATCACCTGGAGCGGGGGGTGCAGTCTGCAGGTTCCACCCTTGATTATCCCAAGGGGATGCAGTCGCTCTACACCCTCGCCCGTGACATCAACGACTTCATGCCTGAGCATATGCTCCATCTCACCAAAGCAGCCCTTGCAGAGGCGGGAAAGCCCCTCACGGGCGCTCGGATCGCACTCCTCGGCTGGGCTTTCATCAACGACAGCGATGATGCCCGGAACAGCCCGTCCGAACCGTATTTCAAGGCTGCAAGGGCGGCGGGAGCAGAAGTTCGGGTTCATGATCCCTGGGTTGATCCTGCGACGTCACCGGATCTCCCGGATGGCGGGCTCACCGGTGATCTTGAGGAGGTACTTACCGATGCAGATGCCGTGGTGATCTTCACCGGCCATGCGATATACCGGGGACTGGTGCCTGAGCAGGTGAAGCGGTTCTGTGGGTGCGAGCGGCCGGTGATCGTGGATGGGAGGAATATTGTGGAGCCGGAGAAATGGGTGGAGGCAGGGTTTCTGTATAAGGGGGTTGGGAGAGGGGAGTGGAATTGA
- a CDS encoding glycosyltransferase family 4 protein, whose protein sequence is MNILRVTSDLYPYVIGGIGVHTREMSKSQASLGHQVTVITSRMKEIEPSKQDGFHIIWFTSTLKVLGNSISLDLPLILFRIRDEFDIIHAHSHLFFSTNLCALFRKFNTTPLVITNHGLISASAPEWFNVLYLKTIGKWTLNAADAIICYTEDEKKRLIEYLHLDETRVTVISNGVNTDLFHPRNYDHLTDQKGIIHLLWVGRFVKGKGVEFIIQAMDTLVKEYPDLMLTLVGEGPEKRSIQNQIAGLGLENAIKIIDFIRNDEMPVVYQHSDIFLLPSLHEGVPRTVLEAMSCGLPVVISEFTHLRDLLDGGGIMFPKKNVPALANCLRILINNEDQRKIMGNLARERIVRELSWDETVRRTLDLYQKILLKPKERR, encoded by the coding sequence TTGAATATTTTACGCGTAACCAGTGATCTCTACCCCTATGTCATTGGAGGTATTGGAGTCCACACTAGGGAGATGTCGAAGTCTCAAGCATCGTTAGGACATCAAGTAACCGTAATCACATCAAGGATGAAAGAGATAGAGCCCTCAAAGCAGGATGGTTTTCATATAATCTGGTTCACCAGTACACTCAAGGTGCTCGGCAATAGCATTAGTCTGGATTTACCATTGATATTATTCAGAATAAGAGATGAGTTTGATATAATCCATGCACATTCGCACCTCTTCTTCTCAACAAATCTGTGTGCTCTATTCCGAAAATTCAATACAACCCCTCTGGTTATCACCAATCATGGCCTTATATCCGCAAGTGCCCCGGAATGGTTTAATGTGCTTTATTTAAAGACCATTGGTAAATGGACCTTGAATGCTGCTGATGCGATCATTTGCTATACAGAGGATGAAAAGAAGCGGCTCATTGAATATCTCCATCTGGATGAAACCAGAGTTACGGTTATTTCAAATGGTGTCAATACAGATCTTTTTCATCCCAGAAATTATGATCACCTGACAGATCAGAAAGGTATAATTCATCTCCTATGGGTTGGACGATTTGTCAAGGGAAAAGGGGTTGAGTTTATCATTCAGGCAATGGATACCCTGGTAAAGGAATACCCAGACCTCATGCTGACACTTGTCGGAGAAGGACCAGAGAAAAGATCAATCCAGAATCAAATTGCAGGTTTAGGATTAGAAAATGCTATAAAAATTATTGACTTTATACGTAATGATGAAATGCCTGTAGTATATCAGCATTCAGATATCTTTCTGCTTCCAAGTCTCCATGAGGGAGTGCCACGTACCGTTCTTGAGGCGATGTCGTGTGGCTTGCCAGTTGTGATCTCTGAGTTTACCCATTTACGAGATCTACTTGATGGTGGCGGTATTATGTTTCCAAAAAAAAACGTGCCTGCCCTTGCTAACTGTCTTCGAATTCTTATAAATAACGAAGATCAAAGGAAAATAATGGGAAATCTAGCCAGAGAAAGGATAGTACGTGAGCTATCTTGGGATGAAACAGTGAGAAGAACTTTGGATTTATACCAAAAAATACTTTTAAAACCCAAAGAGAGAAGATGA
- a CDS encoding glycosyltransferase family 2 protein, whose amino-acid sequence MDADEADLMKSQHHTVVAMPAYNEERFIAKTIVGAQPFANTVVVVDDGSSDDTVPIARALGALVIQHETNKGYGGALQTIFATAREIGADELVIIDADGQHNPQDIPRLLKELRRDGVDVVIGSRFVDGPGEGIPAYRKVGMKVLDTATTMAGNGLAISDSQSGFRAYGKEAIDVIKLNGNGMSAGSEILIQMSDHQLKVAEVPIKVRYDIEGTSSENPVKHGVGVLMNLIRMISIRHPLVFFGIPGLVLAVAGIAAEVFVFSQYFRTGAFHYLVFTGGFSMLILGLLMITAGMILYAMIHLIREDKESHLKTR is encoded by the coding sequence ATGGATGCTGACGAGGCTGATCTGATGAAGTCACAACACCATACTGTTGTTGCGATGCCCGCCTACAATGAGGAGCGATTTATCGCAAAGACGATCGTCGGGGCCCAGCCTTTCGCGAATACAGTCGTTGTCGTTGATGATGGTTCATCAGATGACACCGTCCCTATTGCCCGTGCACTCGGCGCTCTCGTCATCCAGCATGAGACGAACAAGGGATATGGCGGCGCCCTTCAGACGATCTTTGCGACCGCACGGGAGATCGGTGCTGATGAGCTTGTCATCATCGATGCTGACGGCCAGCACAACCCTCAGGATATCCCCCGGCTCCTCAAAGAACTCCGAAGAGACGGGGTTGATGTCGTCATCGGATCCCGATTCGTTGACGGTCCGGGTGAGGGCATCCCCGCCTATCGGAAAGTCGGTATGAAGGTACTTGACACTGCGACGACGATGGCGGGGAATGGTCTTGCCATCTCTGATTCACAGAGCGGATTTCGCGCCTATGGGAAGGAGGCGATCGATGTTATCAAACTCAACGGCAACGGCATGTCCGCAGGTTCGGAGATTCTGATCCAGATGAGTGATCATCAGCTGAAGGTTGCCGAGGTCCCGATTAAGGTGCGGTATGACATCGAGGGAACATCAAGTGAGAACCCTGTGAAACACGGAGTGGGGGTATTGATGAACCTGATCAGGATGATCAGCATTCGCCATCCCCTTGTATTCTTTGGCATACCAGGGCTCGTTCTCGCAGTTGCAGGTATTGCCGCAGAGGTCTTTGTATTCTCCCAATACTTCCGTACCGGGGCGTTCCATTATCTGGTATTTACAGGTGGGTTTTCAATGCTCATTCTCGGGCTGTTGATGATCACGGCGGGGATGATTTTGTATGCGATGATTCATCTTATTCGAGAAGATAAAGAGTCGCATTTAAAAACACGCTAA
- a CDS encoding NAD-dependent epimerase/dehydratase family protein: protein MPFDEKHSISLYEISKVAADHYCRIYHKVDGQSTISLSNFTVHGHRMRSDLAITISTSKMLTNDPFIVYRDGEKTRDFTYISDIVRVNLDPLKTNAADGNAMNVGGGHRITVNDLIGHLREITGSASEVVYSDKQKGDAEHTLAGVGLAGELVGYRPGVGIAEGLGRFVDWFKKPQHPSTL from the coding sequence ATCCCCTTTGATGAGAAGCATTCAATATCGCTATATGAGATATCAAAGGTCGCCGCTGATCATTATTGCAGGATTTATCACAAGGTTGATGGACAGTCAACAATCTCGCTCAGCAACTTTACAGTTCACGGGCACCGAATGCGATCAGACCTTGCGATCACCATCTCCACCAGTAAGATGCTCACCAACGATCCTTTCATAGTCTATAGGGATGGCGAGAAGACCCGTGATTTTACGTATATCAGCGATATCGTCCGGGTTAACCTTGACCCCCTGAAGACGAATGCAGCTGATGGCAATGCGATGAATGTCGGCGGCGGCCACCGGATCACAGTGAATGATCTGATTGGTCATCTCCGGGAGATCACCGGGAGCGCTTCTGAGGTGGTGTACTCGGATAAGCAGAAGGGTGATGCGGAGCATACGCTGGCGGGTGTAGGGTTGGCAGGGGAGTTGGTTGGGTATCGGCCAGGTGTTGGTATTGCGGAAGGCCTAGGTAGGTTTGTTGATTGGTTTAAGAAGCCTCAACACCCATCAACATTGTGA
- a CDS encoding Gfo/Idh/MocA family protein, translating to MMDVGVIGTGIMGRNHVRVYSELKEVGATYVYDLNTKSAEEIAALTEAEVCPSMEALLRKVDLVTLAVPTPFHFDTAMKVMKAGVHALIEKPICLTAAEGEALIQGISEDLIVGVGHIERFNPIVAELKKISRNPEYIAFHRHNPASARVSGSSVIEDLMIHDIDILFNAFFPDQEYTFSAQGNGDIALVLGSFGKKSPFISPLPGSLQRRSGQSTLRRRI from the coding sequence ATGATGGATGTTGGAGTAATAGGGACCGGAATCATGGGGCGAAACCATGTTCGGGTTTACAGCGAGTTGAAAGAGGTCGGGGCGACATATGTCTATGATCTGAACACAAAGAGTGCAGAAGAAATTGCAGCATTGACGGAAGCAGAGGTCTGCCCTTCGATGGAGGCACTCCTTCGCAAGGTGGATCTCGTGACCCTTGCGGTACCGACACCGTTCCACTTCGATACTGCAATGAAGGTGATGAAGGCAGGCGTCCATGCCCTCATCGAAAAACCGATCTGCCTCACTGCAGCAGAAGGGGAAGCATTGATTCAGGGTATCTCAGAGGATCTTATCGTCGGGGTCGGGCATATCGAGCGGTTCAACCCGATCGTCGCGGAGCTGAAGAAAATTTCAAGAAATCCTGAGTATATTGCCTTCCACCGGCACAACCCCGCCTCTGCACGGGTGAGTGGTTCATCGGTCATAGAGGACCTGATGATTCATGATATTGATATCCTCTTCAATGCCTTCTTCCCGGACCAGGAGTATACCTTCTCTGCCCAGGGTAACGGGGATATTGCCCTTGTACTCGGATCTTTTGGGAAAAAAAGTCCTTTTATCTCTCCGCTTCCCGGAAGTCTGCAAAGAAGGTCCGGTCAATCTACATTGAGGAGGAGAATATGA